One window from the genome of Nicotiana sylvestris chromosome 9, ASM39365v2, whole genome shotgun sequence encodes:
- the LOC104240237 gene encoding magnesium transporter MRS2-I-like, with protein sequence MKTGVSRSWILVDSKGESSILDLDKYAIMKRVPIHARDLRILDPLLSYPSAILGREKAIVLNLEHIKAIITTDEVLLRDPLDDNVAPVVEELQRRLPLPAIAFGEGEDDDQPAVNGARTEMQNVEPTEFPFEFRALEVALEGVCSYLDTQTRELETAAYPALDELTSKISSRNLDRVRKLKSAMTRLTSRVQKVRDDLEQLLEDDDDMADLYLSRKVAGASSPLSGQGALYWSPDSPKLLSKTSKISGLTQEETDVEELEMLLEAYFVQIESTMNKLTTLREYIDDTEDYINIQLDNHRNQLIQLELFLSSGTVCLTVYSLVAAIFGMNIPYPWKKDHGYIFKWVVMLAGIASASIFLSIISYARHKGLVGS encoded by the exons ATGAAAACAGGGGTATCAAGAAGCTGGATATTGGTGGACAGTAAAGGGGAGAGTAGTATCTTGGATTTGGATAAATATGCTATTATGAAACGAGTTCCTATCCATGCTAGAGATCTTCGTATTCTTGATCCTCTTCTTTCTTATCCTTCTGCAATTCTGGGCAGAGAAAAGGCTATTGTACTCAATTTGGAG CATATCAAAGCAATTATTACTACAGATGAG GTATTGCTTCGTGACCCGCTGGATGATAATGTAGCTCCCGTTGTTGAAGAACTTCAAAGAAGATTGCCATTGCCTGCTATTGCCTTTGGAGAAGGCGAAGATGATGACCAACCAGCTGTTAATGGGGCACGAACTGAAATGCAAAATGTTGAACCAACTG AATTTCCATTTGAGTTTCGAGCTTTAGAAGTAGCACTAGAAGGTGTATGCAGTTATCTTGACACTCAGACACGAGAATTAGAGACCGCTGCTTACCCAGCTTTAGATGAGCTCACCTCCAAG ATTAGTAGTCGTAACTTGGATCGAGTGCGCAAATTGAAGAGCGCAATGACTAGGTTGACCAGCCGGGTTCAAAAA GTCAGGGATGATCTCGAACAACTTCTTGAAGATGATGATGACATGGCTGACCTTTACCTCTCAAGAAAAGTTGCCGGAGCTTCTTCCCCGCTTAGTGGCCAGGGGGCACTTTACTGGTCCCCTGATTCTCCAAAGTTATTGTCCAAAACGAGCAAGATCAGTGGACTAACTCAGGAGGAGACTGATGTTGAGGAACTTGAGATGTTGCTTGAG GCTTACTTTGTGCAAATTGAAAGCACGATGAACAAGTTGACAACG TTGCGGGAATATATTGATGACACAGAGGACTATATCAATATTCAG CTGGACAATCATCGTAATCAGCTGATCCAG CTGGAGCTGTTCCTGAGTTCTGGTACAGTTTGTTTGACAGTGTACTCTTTGGTGGCTGCAATATTTGGAATGAACATTCCATATCCATGGAAGAAAGACCATGGTTATATTTTCAAATGG GTGGTCATGCTTGCTGGAATTGCTTCTGCATCCATCTTCCTATCAATAATTTCATACGCTCGGCACAAGGGACTTGTTGGATCTTGA